The proteins below are encoded in one region of Phyllopteryx taeniolatus isolate TA_2022b chromosome 11, UOR_Ptae_1.2, whole genome shotgun sequence:
- the LOC133485875 gene encoding uncharacterized protein LOC133485875, which yields MKRAPLLSLFWSSLLGAAVGVDVHFAEGQKLTLRPVFRGPITSIEWKRNRHLLAEWYESLERPIYFGGETFKGRIALDVSTGTLEIADAVATDAGLFTLALNDVSQDDDFIVKFLRLVPEPEVHVSPVACSAESENCTLRCGGNTSGAEALTYFWRTEPGTETVGESYKVIDRTTEAVRSFVCAMENPLGRKESKPLYNPFYRERPGPGPGVIAGACVGALAIVAAVCFGVFWFYCKNRNDVTVNGSGAASRATDRETELAVSKPLHADA from the coding sequence ATGAAGCGAGCGCCGCTGCTGTCGCTGTTTTGGTCGTCGCTGCTTGGCGCCGCCGTCGGTGTGGACGTGCACTTCGCCGAGGGCCAGAAGCTGACCCTGCGGCCGGTCTTCCGGGGCCCCATCACGAGCATTGAGTGGAAGCGGAACCGCCACCTTCTGGCCGAGTGGTACGAAAGCCTTGAGCGGCCCATCTACTTCGGCGGCGAAACCTTCAAGGGCCGAATCGCCCTCGACGTGAGCACCGGCACGCTGGAGATCGCGGACGCGGTCGCGACGGACGCGGGCCTGTTCACGCTGGCGCTGAACGACGTGTCGCAGGACGACGACTTCATTGTCAAGTTTCTCCGACTTGTCCCCGAACCGGAAGTGCACGTGAGCCCGGTGGCGTGCTCGGCCGAGTCCGAGAACTGCACGCTGCGCTGCGGCGGAAACACCAGCGGCGCGGAGGCGCTCACTTACTTTTGGAGAACCGAACCCGGAACCGAAACGGTGGGAGAAAGCTACAAGGTGATCGACCGGACGACCGAGGCGGTCAGGAGCTTCGTGTGCGCCATGGAGAACCCGTTGGGCCGGAAGGAGAGCAAACCCTTGTACAACCCGTTCTATCGGGAGCGGCCCGGGCCGGGACCGGGCGTCATCGCGGGCGCGTGTGTGGGAGCCCTGGCCATAGTTGCCGCGGTCTGTTTTGGCGTGTTCTGGTTCTACTGTAAGAATCGAAACGACGTCACCGTCAACGGGTCCGGCGCAGCCTCGCGCGCTACCGACCGGGAAACGGAACTGGCGGTGAGCAAACCGCTGCACGCCGACGCTTGA